One window of the Penaeus monodon isolate SGIC_2016 chromosome 1, NSTDA_Pmon_1, whole genome shotgun sequence genome contains the following:
- the LOC119584058 gene encoding uncharacterized protein LOC119584058 — protein sequence MATGGLLDRMYQHWWGKSVPCEARSPYTELGFSNILTAFLLLIIGGLLSVLLLVFEILLRRHYQKDEVFSRKSSTLQGRVSTLGRPRMIFDSSARQVDGVRRVVRMEEQTRVG from the exons ATGGCAACAGGTGGACTCCTCGACCGCATGTATCAGCACTGGTGGGGGAAGTCAGTCCCGTGTGAAGCCAGGTCACCTTATACGGAATTAGGATTTTC AAACATCCTCACGGCTTTCCTCCTGCTCATCATCGGCGGCCTCCTCTCCGTGCTGCTCCTTGTCTTCGAGATTTTGCTCAGGAGACACTACCAGAAGGACGAGGTGTTCTCGAGGAAGTCCTCCACGTTGCAAGGGCGAGTGTCGACCCTTGGGAGGCCGAGGATGATTTTCGACAGTAGCGCGAGGCAGGTCGATGGAGTGAGGCGGGTAGTGAGAATGGAGGAGCAAACGCGAGTTGGATGA
- the LOC119576089 gene encoding glutamate receptor ionotropic, kainate 2-like, translating into MTFGLWFLVRRQGDEDPHFTQTYNVAFILFSCLVQQGSWILPTTGRAQAVLWMFWFTSVVLYASYTARLTSFLTVSSLRLPFTTLEEAVHLPEWKIGLQKGTSVIETLKRATPKSSYHSVWQGIERNKNLLTTNEEAAIVRLLTEEKFAFLGEQLTMSYLINGNCSITEIPGSYLAGYVSLGLRKKLPWATVLNQE; encoded by the exons atgACGTTTGGCTTGTGGTTCCTCGTAAGAAGACAGGGGGATGAGGATCCTCACTTCACCCAGACTTATAATGTagcttttattctcttctcttgtctcgtGCAGCAAG GTTCCTGGATCCTGCCCACCACAGGCCGCGCTCAAGCTGTCCTGTGGATGTTCTGGTTCACGTCTGTGGTTCTCTACGCATCCTACACCGCCCGTCTGACATCCTTCCTCACCGTGTCTTCTCTGAGACTTCCTTTCACCACCTTGGAAGAAGCCGTACATTTGCCTGAGTGGAAAATAGGACTGCAAAAGGGGACGTCGGTTATTGAGACTCtgaag AGAGCCACGCCCAAGAGCAGTTACCACTCCGTCTGGCAAGGCATCGAACGGAACAAGAACCTCCTGACGACCAACGAAGAAGCGGCCATCGTTCGCCTGCTGACCGAGGAGAAATTTGCGTTTCTCGGCGAGCAGCTGACCATGAGTTACCTCATTAACGGAAATTGCTCCATTACTgag ATTCCAGGGAGTTACCTTGCTGGCTACGTCTCCTTAGGACTCCGAAAGAAACTGCCGTGGGCGACGGTCCTCAACCAAGAGTAA